The genomic region AGGCGCTTAATTGCTTGTCTATTGGGAATCAAAATTGGGCTATGGATGCATCTATATTAATTTTGGCTTGTGCCCATCAAAACTTCTCGAATAATGAGAAAACGAACCGATGGGGCCAATACGATACAGGCGCTGCTTCTGAAAATATCAGTCTTCAAGCCACAAGCTTGGGGTTGGTAGCTCATCAAATGGGTGGATTTGATGTTGAAAAAACCAGACAATTATTTCAAATTCCAAGCCAGTATGATTTAATGTCTTTTATTGCGATTGGTTATCCACTCGCCATAGAAAAAGTGAATGCTGAAGCATTAGCTAAAGAAAAAGAAGCTAGAAAGCGCAAACCCTTAAGAGAGATTTTTTATACCAACCAATGGGGCGAGCAGTCGTTATAGTTTTTTTAATTGAATATAACTAGGATACTCGATGGCAACAGTAAAGCTTACAAAAAAGAACTTTAAAAAAACAATCGAAGATAATGATTTTGTTATTGTTGATTTTTGGGCGCCATGGTGTGAGCCTTGTATTGAATTTACCCCATTATTTGAAGCAGCTTCAGAAAAGAATAAAGATATTATATTTGGCATGGTAGATATAGAAGCCGATCCAGAAATTGGTGAATATTTCCAAGTTGATAAAATACCAGGCCTTCTAATTAT from Candidatus Methylopumilus universalis harbors:
- a CDS encoding nitroreductase family protein, with translation MESLLIKFEGSENYLYYRDNFKYKDTFSMKKPAITEQPIHSILADRWSSRAYDPTQFVSQELLLSLMEAARWSPSCMGDQPWQFIVFNKKDATPWTQALNCLSIGNQNWAMDASILILACAHQNFSNNEKTNRWGQYDTGAASENISLQATSLGLVAHQMGGFDVEKTRQLFQIPSQYDLMSFIAIGYPLAIEKVNAEALAKEKEARKRKPLREIFYTNQWGEQSL
- a CDS encoding thioredoxin family protein, which produces MATVKLTKKNFKKTIEDNDFVIVDFWAPWCEPCIEFTPLFEAASEKNKDIIFGMVDIEADPEIGEYFQVDKIPGLLIIREQAGIHTQIGQIGDSALDEIIKWAREHDMSTVRDYYEREAKGEIKVAREK